One segment of Proteus appendicitidis DNA contains the following:
- the phsC gene encoding thiosulfate reductase cytochrome B subunit — MSIVNTMPDSAQFQAALKEYVLIYTPDYLPLWLIVAGVLFIGMLLVLALHGFLRYHFATPHGESHKEEKLYLYSKAVRLWHWSNASLFILLLLSGGINHFALLSAHDTALLVNVHEICGYLLLVCWLSFVLINLVGGNGKFYRIDGKNWFHRAFMQTRFYLYGIIKGEDHPFPATPNVKFNPLQQMAYLGVMYALVPLLLITGVLLQNPAFIPADAVMFKAWLLIAHQILAICSVFFIIGHLYLCTTGKTPFQTFRSMVDGYHRH, encoded by the coding sequence ATGAGTATCGTCAATACAATGCCAGACAGTGCTCAATTCCAAGCTGCACTAAAAGAGTATGTTTTAATCTATACGCCTGATTATTTGCCCCTCTGGCTAATTGTCGCAGGTGTATTATTTATTGGCATGCTACTGGTGCTCGCACTTCATGGTTTTTTACGTTATCACTTTGCCACACCACACGGTGAGTCGCATAAAGAAGAGAAGCTCTATCTTTACTCTAAAGCCGTGCGTTTGTGGCACTGGAGTAATGCCTCTTTATTTATTCTGTTGCTGCTTAGTGGTGGCATTAACCATTTCGCCCTACTTTCTGCTCACGATACTGCGTTATTAGTTAACGTGCATGAAATCTGCGGTTATCTGCTCTTAGTGTGCTGGTTATCCTTTGTCCTTATTAATCTCGTTGGTGGCAATGGTAAGTTTTACCGTATTGATGGCAAAAACTGGTTTCACCGCGCCTTTATGCAAACGCGTTTTTATCTCTACGGTATTATCAAAGGAGAAGATCACCCCTTCCCAGCAACACCCAATGTTAAGTTTAATCCACTGCAACAAATGGCTTATTTAGGGGTGATGTATGCATTAGTTCCATTACTTTTAATAACAGGTGTTTTACTACAAAATCCAGCATTTATTCCTGCTGATGCCGTGATGTTTAAAGCATGGTTATTAATCGCACACCAAATATTAGCTATATGTAGTGTCTTTTTTATCATTGGTCACCTTTATCTGTGTACAACAGGAAAAACACCATTCCAAACTTTTCGCAGTATGGTTGACGGTTACCATAGACACTAA
- a CDS encoding 4Fe-4S dicluster domain-containing protein produces the protein MRVSRRKFVAGMGSVIFFSAPLGSALAATAEKKPIRYAMIHDETLCNGCNICATACRRLNKVPNGMARMDIAHIPLSLKEDNDKYHFFRHSCQQCEDAPCISVCPTGASWRDETNGIVRVNKEKCIGCSYCISACPYQVRYLNPVTHVADKCDFCLESRLQKGFPPICVSACPQNALLFGREDSPQIQEWLKTHDYYIYQLDGVGKPHLYRRVGPHVQEEGKV, from the coding sequence ATGCGTGTTTCTCGCCGTAAATTTGTAGCTGGTATGGGATCGGTCATTTTTTTCAGTGCGCCACTAGGAAGTGCGCTTGCAGCAACTGCAGAAAAAAAACCTATCCGCTATGCCATGATCCACGATGAGACGCTCTGTAATGGCTGTAATATCTGTGCCACTGCATGTCGTCGATTAAATAAAGTACCCAATGGAATGGCTCGGATGGACATTGCTCATATTCCATTAAGCCTCAAAGAAGATAACGATAAATACCATTTCTTTAGACACTCTTGCCAACAATGTGAAGATGCCCCTTGTATCTCGGTTTGTCCTACAGGTGCTTCTTGGCGTGATGAAACCAATGGCATTGTTCGTGTTAATAAAGAGAAATGCATTGGTTGTAGCTATTGTATATCGGCATGCCCATACCAAGTTCGTTATCTTAACCCTGTGACACATGTCGCTGATAAATGTGATTTTTGTCTTGAGTCTCGATTACAAAAAGGTTTCCCACCAATTTGTGTGAGCGCTTGTCCACAAAATGCCTTGTTATTTGGCAGAGAAGACAGCCCTCAAATTCAAGAATGGCTCAAAACACACGATTACTATATTTATCAACTTGATGGTGTAGGAAAACCACATCTCTATCGCCGTGTAGGGCCTCATGTTCAAGAGGAGGGTAAAGTATGA
- the ydhT gene encoding protein YdhT — MSVPSKENIRLTKEDLRQLHVSTSLYRWFLRYFPDGGTYSAIHSELIKQHRTQWIESFIQYIYLRHFSEASFAKQEQEVMENILFLLGNEQQQGVTLQRQPYHSTLPTSENIQFATEWHQLVLKSQQLSTDLALCGSNNMVAFSGDENSIANTGYSNQLINTGFAGKVCNTGNQCRIGSLGGRSRICNSGNDVKIYASGNGVHIANSGMRNFITASQDRAKITNTGDLAQINVTGKNAVAINTGDNCKVTVSGDNSICISTGSLHQFCLGKGGSAVIAYHDGNRTRFKIFYEGEDDIVAGVHYYLDENQRPVAEKQYSTDQN; from the coding sequence ATGTCAGTCCCTTCAAAGGAAAATATTAGATTAACAAAAGAAGACTTACGGCAACTGCATGTCTCAACTTCGCTTTATCGTTGGTTTTTGCGTTATTTTCCTGATGGAGGTACTTACAGTGCTATCCATAGTGAGTTAATAAAACAGCATCGTACACAGTGGATAGAAAGCTTTATTCAATATATTTATTTACGTCATTTTAGTGAAGCATCCTTTGCCAAACAGGAACAAGAAGTCATGGAAAACATCTTGTTCCTGCTCGGCAATGAACAACAACAAGGTGTGACATTACAACGCCAGCCATATCACAGCACGTTGCCAACATCTGAAAATATTCAATTTGCGACCGAATGGCACCAATTAGTCTTAAAAAGTCAGCAATTAAGCACCGATCTGGCTTTATGTGGAAGTAATAATATGGTGGCTTTTTCTGGCGATGAAAATAGCATTGCCAACACAGGTTATAGCAATCAATTGATAAATACTGGTTTTGCAGGAAAGGTATGTAATACGGGTAATCAATGCCGTATTGGCAGCTTAGGAGGACGATCCCGCATTTGTAATAGTGGCAATGATGTCAAAATTTATGCCTCAGGCAATGGCGTTCATATCGCAAACAGTGGTATGCGTAATTTCATTACTGCCTCTCAAGATCGAGCAAAAATCACCAACACTGGTGATTTAGCACAAATCAATGTTACTGGAAAAAACGCTGTAGCAATCAACACAGGCGATAACTGTAAAGTCACAGTATCTGGCGATAACAGTATTTGTATATCAACAGGTAGCCTCCATCAGTTCTGCCTAGGAAAAGGCGGCAGTGCAGTAATTGCTTATCATGACGGCAATCGTACTCGCTTTAAAATCTTCTATGAAGGTGAAGATGATATTGTTGCAGGAGTTCATTATTACTTAGATGAAAACCAACGGCCCGTGGCAGAAAAACAGTATTCTACAGATCAAAATTAA
- a CDS encoding aldehyde ferredoxin oxidoreductase has product MTNGWTGNILRINLTTGAITRESSSQYKSLIGGMGFGYKIMYEEVAPGVKPFDEENKVVFAVGPLTGSGAPCSSRVNITSLSTFTRGNLVVDAHMGGFFAAWMKFAGYDALIIEGKSDKPVWVHIDDDQVSIEDASFLWGKGVRQTTEELCAQTSPEACVATIGPAGENLVPLSGIINSRNHSGGAGVGAVLGAKKLKAIVVEGSRGVNVADRKALKELNDYMMTQLIGSNNNHVVPSTPQSWAEYSDPGSRWTARKGLYWGAAEGGPIETGEIPPGDINTVGFRTMKSTFDLGPAAEEYTVKMGGCHSCPIRCMSQLNVPQAKKFGVPQTGGNTCVANFVHTTIFPNGPKDIEKKGDGNVVGNLVGLNIFDDMGLWCNYGQLHRDFTYCYTHGVFKRVLSEEEYNDIPWDKLEEGNPEFIKDFYYRLAHRKGEFSHLADGSYLIAQRWNLGEEYWGNKKNKLWSPMGFPIHHANEASAQVGSIVNCMFNRDAMTHTHINYIGSGLPLKLQKEIAGELFGSGDAFDETKNYTPINKAKIAYTKWTILRSCLHDAVTLCNWVWPMTVSPHKSRNYRGDLEMEAKFFTAITGEPTTSKDLDLASERIFTLHRAYTVKLMNTMDMRNEHDQICSWVFDKDPDIPVFTEGTDKMDREDMQLSLTLFYEEMGWDPQLGCPTKETLVRLGLQDVADDLASRGLLPS; this is encoded by the coding sequence ATGACTAACGGCTGGACTGGAAATATTCTAAGGATCAATTTAACTACCGGTGCCATCACTCGTGAAAGCTCAAGCCAATATAAATCCTTAATTGGTGGTATGGGCTTTGGCTACAAAATTATGTACGAAGAAGTTGCCCCCGGCGTTAAACCTTTTGATGAAGAAAACAAAGTTGTCTTTGCGGTAGGTCCTTTAACTGGATCTGGCGCACCTTGTAGCTCCCGCGTCAATATCACCTCTCTTTCCACATTCACTCGTGGCAATCTCGTTGTTGATGCTCATATGGGTGGATTTTTCGCAGCATGGATGAAGTTTGCAGGCTATGACGCTCTGATTATTGAAGGTAAATCAGATAAACCTGTTTGGGTCCATATTGATGATGACCAAGTTTCTATTGAAGATGCCTCTTTCTTATGGGGTAAAGGTGTGCGTCAAACCACAGAAGAACTGTGTGCGCAAACTAGCCCTGAAGCTTGTGTCGCTACCATTGGTCCTGCGGGTGAAAACCTCGTACCTTTATCTGGCATTATTAATAGCCGCAACCACAGTGGTGGTGCAGGTGTTGGTGCCGTCTTAGGTGCTAAAAAATTAAAAGCGATTGTTGTCGAAGGTAGCCGTGGCGTTAATGTTGCTGATCGTAAAGCGTTAAAAGAGCTTAACGACTACATGATGACGCAACTCATTGGCTCTAATAACAACCACGTTGTACCAAGTACACCACAATCTTGGGCTGAATATTCAGATCCAGGTTCTCGTTGGACTGCACGTAAAGGGCTGTATTGGGGAGCGGCTGAAGGTGGCCCAATTGAAACAGGTGAAATTCCTCCTGGTGATATCAATACTGTCGGCTTCAGAACCATGAAATCCACCTTTGACTTAGGCCCAGCAGCAGAAGAATACACCGTGAAAATGGGAGGATGCCACTCTTGCCCTATCCGTTGTATGTCTCAACTCAATGTTCCACAAGCGAAAAAATTTGGTGTACCACAAACAGGTGGTAACACTTGTGTCGCTAACTTCGTTCACACAACTATTTTCCCTAATGGCCCTAAAGATATTGAGAAAAAAGGAGATGGTAACGTTGTTGGTAACCTTGTTGGTCTAAATATTTTTGATGATATGGGATTATGGTGTAACTACGGTCAACTTCATCGTGACTTCACTTATTGCTACACCCACGGCGTCTTTAAACGTGTGCTTTCAGAAGAAGAATATAACGATATTCCTTGGGATAAGCTTGAAGAAGGTAATCCAGAATTTATCAAAGACTTCTATTACCGTTTAGCGCATCGTAAAGGTGAGTTTAGCCACCTTGCTGATGGCTCTTATCTCATTGCACAGCGCTGGAATTTAGGTGAAGAGTATTGGGGTAACAAAAAAAATAAACTTTGGTCACCAATGGGCTTCCCAATTCACCACGCAAATGAAGCATCGGCTCAAGTTGGTTCTATCGTTAACTGTATGTTTAACCGCGATGCGATGACACATACCCATATCAACTATATCGGCAGTGGTTTACCCCTAAAATTGCAAAAAGAGATTGCCGGTGAACTGTTTGGCTCTGGTGATGCGTTTGATGAAACCAAAAACTATACACCAATCAATAAAGCCAAAATTGCTTATACCAAGTGGACAATTTTACGTAGTTGCTTACACGATGCCGTCACCTTGTGTAACTGGGTATGGCCAATGACGGTTTCTCCTCATAAGAGCCGTAATTATCGTGGTGACTTAGAAATGGAAGCCAAATTCTTTACGGCTATTACCGGCGAACCAACCACATCTAAAGATTTAGATTTAGCCTCAGAGCGTATTTTCACCTTACACCGCGCTTATACCGTTAAATTAATGAACACCATGGATATGCGCAATGAGCATGACCAAATCTGTTCATGGGTATTTGATAAAGATCCTGATATTCCAGTCTTTACTGAAGGTACAGACAAAATGGACAGAGAAGATATGCAACTTTCTCTCACTCTGTTCTATGAAGAAATGGGCTGGGACCCACAATTAGGTTGCCCAACAAAAGAAACTTTGGTTCGCCTTGGATTACAAGATGTTGCGGACGATTTAGCGTCTCGTGGTTTATTACCAAGTTAA
- a CDS encoding ferredoxin-like protein: protein MSDTHHRPILDIGLSRLEFLRISGKGLAGITIAPALLSLLGCKQEEIDSGIIQLTTTPKGVLVTNRARCTGCHRCETACTTWNDGSVGSFFSRTKIHRHFYFGDKGIGSGGGLYGDLNFTTDTCRQCKDPECMKVCPVKAIRYQEEFGCIVVDTRRCIGCAACTTACPWMMATVNPQTKKSGKCNLCGECASACPTGALQIIEWKEITI, encoded by the coding sequence ATGTCTGATACACATCATCGTCCAATATTAGATATTGGACTATCAAGACTAGAGTTTCTGCGAATATCCGGTAAAGGGCTTGCAGGGATCACAATAGCACCCGCATTGCTTTCTCTTTTAGGTTGTAAACAAGAAGAAATAGACAGCGGAATAATTCAATTAACCACAACACCTAAAGGCGTTTTAGTCACAAATAGAGCGCGTTGCACAGGATGCCACCGCTGCGAAACAGCATGTACAACATGGAATGATGGAAGCGTTGGATCATTCTTTTCACGCACAAAAATCCATCGTCATTTTTATTTTGGTGATAAAGGTATTGGCTCCGGTGGGGGGCTTTATGGCGATTTAAACTTTACAACGGATACATGTCGCCAATGTAAAGATCCTGAATGTATGAAGGTCTGCCCAGTCAAAGCTATCCGTTATCAAGAAGAGTTCGGCTGTATTGTCGTTGATACTCGTCGTTGTATTGGTTGTGCCGCCTGTACAACAGCTTGCCCGTGGATGATGGCTACCGTCAATCCACAAACTAAAAAATCCGGAAAATGCAATTTATGTGGTGAGTGTGCATCCGCGTGTCCAACAGGTGCTCTGCAAATCATTGAATGGAAAGAAATTACTATTTAA
- a CDS encoding helix-turn-helix domain-containing protein, with translation MKLSLLTDLNVSRAFASHLRKLREKEKWSREQLAERSTVPASTIKKFELQGKISLRQLLLLWQCLDDLNNLYAVVDPKKVNKPRMPRTIEEVLQDEF, from the coding sequence ATGAAACTCTCATTACTTACTGATCTCAATGTTAGTCGAGCCTTTGCCTCTCATTTACGAAAGTTGCGTGAAAAAGAAAAATGGTCACGCGAGCAACTTGCCGAGCGTAGTACAGTTCCTGCTTCAACTATCAAAAAGTTTGAGTTACAAGGTAAAATTTCACTACGCCAGTTACTGTTACTTTGGCAATGCCTTGATGATTTAAATAATCTTTATGCGGTTGTTGATCCTAAGAAAGTGAATAAGCCACGTATGCCAAGGACTATTGAAGAGGTGTTACAAGATGAGTTTTAA
- the ggt gene encoding gamma-glutamyltransferase: MISIKKTHLLLLTALFSHSLYAAYEPAVEAQHGMVVSSQHLASQVGSDILQKGGNAIDAAVAVGYAQAVVNACCGNIGGGGFMTIHLADGTNTFINFRETAPASASKNMYLDKDGNLVKDASLYGYLASGVPGTVKGLNSALEKYGTLSRQEVMAPAIKLAREGYILTRADTDVLETTTERFKQDPESAKIFLKPDGTPWQPGDRLIQTDLANTLELIANQGSDAFYQGEIPKKVEEASKQHNALLTQEDFANFTITETKPITCTYRGYEFISAPPPSSGGVTICQTLNILEGYDLKSMGFNSAEYVHTLTEAMRHAYMDRNTFLGDPQFINNPTEKLLSKAYATEIRQQIKPNKATPSENVQPGIAPHESLETTHYSVIDKDGNAVSTTYTINGRFGAVVIAPGTGFFLNNEMDDFTTKVGEKNLYGLVQGERNSIAPLKRPLSSMSPTIVTKEGKPFLILGSPGGSRIISITLQTALNIIEFGMPPQEAVNSPRIHHQWLPDEVYYEQRGLSKDTLEKLSAMGYKMVEQTPWGAAELIMVGLPGEEGVIPASSGNDSAVSGAVREGYLYGSNDVRRPAGKAVGY; this comes from the coding sequence ATGATTAGTATAAAAAAAACTCATCTACTGTTACTCACAGCCCTTTTTTCACATTCACTTTATGCTGCCTATGAACCCGCTGTTGAAGCGCAGCATGGAATGGTTGTCTCTTCTCAACATTTAGCCTCACAAGTTGGAAGTGATATTTTACAAAAAGGGGGAAATGCGATTGATGCCGCTGTTGCAGTTGGTTATGCACAAGCTGTCGTTAATGCCTGTTGCGGTAATATTGGTGGCGGTGGTTTTATGACAATACACCTTGCTGATGGCACAAATACCTTTATTAATTTCAGAGAAACTGCACCCGCTTCTGCGTCTAAAAATATGTATTTAGATAAAGACGGAAATTTAGTGAAAGATGCCAGTCTTTATGGCTATCTCGCCTCAGGAGTACCCGGTACAGTAAAAGGATTAAATTCCGCATTAGAGAAATACGGCACCCTTTCACGCCAAGAAGTGATGGCACCTGCGATTAAACTTGCAAGAGAAGGCTATATTTTAACGCGTGCCGATACTGATGTATTAGAAACAACAACAGAGCGCTTTAAACAAGATCCTGAGTCGGCAAAAATTTTCTTGAAACCAGATGGAACACCGTGGCAACCCGGTGATCGCCTAATTCAAACTGACTTAGCCAATACATTGGAACTCATCGCAAACCAAGGCTCTGACGCATTTTACCAAGGCGAGATCCCTAAAAAAGTTGAAGAAGCGTCGAAACAACATAATGCACTGTTAACTCAAGAAGATTTTGCTAATTTTACTATTACAGAAACCAAACCTATCACCTGTACTTACCGAGGTTATGAGTTTATTTCTGCCCCACCTCCAAGTTCAGGCGGAGTCACTATCTGCCAAACACTGAATATTTTGGAAGGTTATGATCTTAAATCGATGGGTTTTAATTCAGCGGAATATGTTCATACTCTAACGGAAGCAATGCGTCATGCTTATATGGACAGAAACACTTTTCTTGGTGATCCTCAATTTATTAACAATCCAACAGAAAAGTTACTCAGCAAAGCTTATGCCACAGAAATTCGCCAACAAATAAAACCCAACAAAGCCACACCATCAGAAAATGTACAACCCGGTATCGCGCCTCATGAAAGCCTTGAAACAACACACTACTCAGTTATAGATAAAGATGGTAACGCAGTGTCAACCACTTACACTATAAATGGTCGTTTTGGTGCTGTTGTCATCGCACCGGGAACCGGATTTTTCCTCAATAATGAGATGGATGATTTTACAACCAAAGTCGGCGAAAAAAATCTCTATGGTTTAGTACAAGGTGAGCGCAATAGCATTGCACCATTAAAACGCCCATTGTCGTCAATGAGCCCAACGATTGTGACTAAAGAAGGCAAACCTTTCCTTATTTTAGGATCACCGGGAGGTTCTCGTATTATCTCAATCACCTTACAAACCGCACTGAATATTATTGAATTTGGTATGCCACCACAAGAAGCCGTTAATAGCCCTCGTATTCACCACCAATGGTTACCAGATGAGGTTTATTATGAACAACGAGGATTATCAAAAGACACGTTAGAAAAACTCTCTGCCATGGGATATAAAATGGTAGAACAAACACCATGGGGAGCCGCTGAGCTGATTATGGTTGGACTTCCCGGAGAAGAAGGTGTGATCCCAGCTTCATCAGGTAATGATTCTGCTGTTTCTGGTGCTGTACGTGAAGGTTATCTTTATGGATCAAATGATGTGCGTCGCCCTGCGGGTAAAGCAGTGGGTTACTAA
- a CDS encoding peroxiredoxin C, which yields MVLVTRKAPDFTAAAVLGNGEIVNDFNLHSFIKGKPAVIFFWPMDFTFVCPSELIAFDHRFDEFKKRGVEIIGVSMDSEFVHNAWRKTPIDDGGIGEVKYPMVADIKHDIIKAYGIEHPEAGVALRGSFLIDKEGVVRHQVVNDLPLGRNIDEMIRMVDALQFHEEHGEVCPAQWEKGQEGMGASPDGVAKYLKANSGKL from the coding sequence ATGGTTCTGGTTACTCGCAAAGCCCCTGATTTCACAGCTGCTGCCGTTTTAGGTAATGGTGAGATTGTTAACGATTTCAACCTGCATTCATTTATCAAAGGCAAACCTGCCGTTATTTTCTTCTGGCCAATGGATTTCACTTTCGTTTGCCCTTCAGAGCTGATTGCATTTGATCACCGTTTTGACGAATTCAAAAAACGTGGCGTAGAAATCATCGGTGTTTCTATGGACTCAGAATTCGTTCATAACGCATGGCGTAAAACGCCAATTGATGATGGCGGTATTGGTGAAGTTAAATACCCAATGGTTGCTGATATCAAACATGACATTATCAAAGCTTACGGTATCGAACACCCAGAAGCTGGCGTTGCTCTGCGTGGTTCATTCCTGATTGACAAAGAAGGCGTTGTTCGTCACCAAGTCGTTAACGATCTGCCATTAGGTCGTAATATCGACGAAATGATCCGTATGGTTGATGCACTGCAATTCCACGAAGAACACGGTGAAGTTTGCCCTGCACAGTGGGAAAAAGGTCAAGAAGGTATGGGCGCATCTCCAGATGGCGTTGCTAAATACCTGAAAGCAAACTCTGGCAAACTGTAA
- a CDS encoding YdhW family putative oxidoreductase system protein: protein MMIEQSASASIPQDIADDADIALEQPDISRRRWLLPLSKIGVGHASNTSTDIAEEPVAEIAELSAEQHLANAIRQCSKEGELLAISTLYDAPYSLTEEDIVQLETALKSDEFIDIAHLSLNGEDYFYSDEFMSDNFAQLQLLNRHADICTAIAGVVRFECETYPRPLKQSMLMSEPFNYTASEIEDALTLMKTHPDFQDIQQVLASNDAPYLFSNTLMSYGKARGLTEWIEVEQHENP from the coding sequence ATGATGATAGAACAAAGTGCATCGGCTTCTATACCACAAGATATCGCTGATGATGCAGATATTGCTTTAGAGCAACCTGACATTTCTCGTCGCCGTTGGTTACTGCCACTATCAAAAATAGGTGTTGGACACGCTTCTAACACCTCAACGGATATTGCAGAAGAACCTGTTGCAGAGATAGCCGAATTATCTGCCGAACAACATCTCGCGAATGCGATACGTCAATGCTCAAAAGAAGGTGAACTATTAGCAATTTCAACGCTGTATGATGCACCCTATTCTCTGACTGAAGAGGATATTGTGCAGTTAGAAACTGCGTTAAAGAGTGACGAGTTTATTGATATTGCCCATTTAAGTCTCAATGGCGAGGATTATTTCTACTCTGATGAATTTATGTCAGATAACTTCGCACAACTGCAATTATTAAACCGCCACGCGGATATTTGTACAGCAATTGCAGGTGTGGTTCGTTTTGAATGCGAAACCTATCCTCGACCATTGAAGCAAAGCATGTTGATGTCTGAACCTTTTAATTACACGGCTTCAGAGATTGAAGATGCACTGACACTGATGAAAACCCACCCTGATTTTCAGGATATTCAGCAAGTTTTAGCGTCCAACGATGCCCCTTATCTCTTTAGTAATACGTTAATGAGTTACGGCAAAGCACGAGGCTTAACTGAATGGATTGAGGTAGAACAACATGAAAATCCTTAA